The Trichoderma asperellum chromosome 6, complete sequence region TAGAGCCGACGCTGGCGTAGAGGCGGTAGATGCCGAGGTGGTCCAGCAGGCGGAACTGCGCGCGCACCATGTCCTGCATGGTCAGGATGGGGAAGCGCGTGGCGTACATCTCGCCGTTGGCCGGGTCGACGCTGCTGGGGCCCGTCGAGCCGTAGCAGCCACCGATGACGTTTGTGCAGATGATGTGGAAGCGGTCAGTGTCGAGGGGGGCTCCCGGGCCGATGAACTTTTCCCACCAGCCGGGAGCTGGGTTGGCGTCTGTGGAATGAGCATGGGATGAGGCGGAGAGGCCGGTGTGCAGGAGGATGACGTTGGAGCGGTCGGCGTTGAGCTGGCCCCATGATTCGTAGGCGATGTTGAAGGAAGGGAGGATGCCGCCCCAGTCGAGTAGTAGAGGATCTTTGCAGTGGTAGTTGAGCGTGACGCCGGAAGTGTATGAGGGCTCAGGGCCGgcggttgatgatgatgaggaggatgatgatgtgcGGGAGTTTGGGTTGGCGCTGAGCTGTGCGGAGCGAGATTCGATCTTGTCGAGGCAGGGGAAGTTGAGGGCTGGATTTGAGGGCGCGGGAGAGCCTGAGAAGAgggaagacgacgaagagaagGGGCGAGAATGTGTTGCATGAGCTGGTGATGAGGTTAGTGGTGATGTTGGTGTATATGCCAGAAATGGCCGCTGCAGTCGCCGGCCGGCCAATCGGAGGGACTGATGCGACCTCATTGTGGaaagtagcagcagcagcaaccgcaATACCAATTGACTATCAGACAAGCAAAAATTTAAGCAAATTTCAATGAGAGCATTGACCTCTCACTCACTTgaggtttattttaatttcgaCGAGATGTTGACTGACAAGCGTTCGCTTTGTAATTGCTATAAGAGCCGGGCCATCGGCGTGGGGCGGCGGATTCTCGGCCTCGCACACCATTTCACGTGCGACGCTATTTTTGTCAGGGTCCGTGtgggggaggagaaggatcAGAATGGAGATTGGGGAAGTGGCCATTGTACCATTTGCAGCTGTGAAGGCGTAATAATCGTCTATTCTAGCTATTGACATCTATTGATGCTGCTTATATGATGACTACTTGGCCCATCTCCCACTGCGGCCTGTTCGTCATGCGCTGTCCCTCTGTATATACCCCGATTCGCGTATATAAATCGACACCTGGATTTTGCATCCTCTTCTTTAGAAGCAGCGCATCTTGAGTCATAACCAATGCGAGCAATATTTCCTCGTTTTCCGCAATTTCACCGTCAACTTCACCTTCAACTACATCAAACTTTATAGCCCCGTCCACCTCATCCTTGGTCTGCTCATCCCACAAAGACCACCCATACAGCCCTTTTCGGATCCTCGCTCGAAACAATAGCGTCTTAATCTCGAGCCTCGCATCCGTCACCGCACTGAACTCGTCATTTGCCATTGTCGTAACCACCTCGTAACTCACAAGCTCTAGCAAATGCATCGTCGATCCAAACGTAAAGTCAATCTCGCCACTGAATGAGCCCCATGACCACGACGGCGCAACATAAGTGGCGTGTCGACGCGGCGTTTCTTTCGCATCTGGGCCGTGGTTCGGATGCCATAATAGTAGCTCCCCTAGATATTCCGCCCATAGCCCTGCGATGTAAGTCTTGCTGGCACTGCGGCTCATCTTCCTGGCTATGGCCGAGATGGCAAGCAGTTTGTCCTGGTACCAGCCTAGACCGCGGCGCGTATAATGTGATACAAGTGTCTGCCAGACTTGGATGAATTTATAAGGGTCTCCTAAGCTCGTCCAATCGACGCTGGATGTAAGCGGATGGGACATGTTTAGCTGGGCGAATGTTTTGGAGTGTCCAATCCAGCCATCGGATTGTAAATGGGATTCATCTGCACGACTTCGAGCGCAATGGAATCTAATATTATGTGTGCCATATTCAAGCACTCGCGGTGACAAAATGGATTCTTGGAGGCACCAAGATCGTTTGTCAATGGGCTCCCACGCATCTGGCTCTCTGCCTTGCCAAAGTATCACCGCACTTGGTTGTCCATCTTCACATGTAAATGGCATCCGAAACCCTTGTTCTCCGGCAATATATCGACTATGGAGAAAACCTTCCGGAACGGCAGTGGCTCTAGCAGCAGAGATGGTGACGTACGCTTGCTCGTAGATGTCTGCCATGCGCGATATTTGCTCTGCTTTATCCTGATCTGAATCTTGTATGATGCACAGCGCGTCGATCCAGAGATACCGTAAGCCCAGGTCCATGGTTACTTGAATAGCATCTTTAATTGTCTGCGGCAACTGAGTGTAAGGCATATCCTTTACCCATACCTGTACGAGATGGTTAAGGAGCTTAAAGGCCTGATCTCCGCCCCAGCAATAACTCAAAGCAATGTACTGAGGCACTTCGCTGCCAGGATCATTTTCTTGAAGCCGTAGTTGGGGATGTGAAGTGCTTCCTGAAAGACACAGCAGACGGCGCGGTCCCGAAGCCAACTTTCCCGGAGATTTTGTTTTCTGATGAAGTTGCTGGCACTCCGAATGTGTTTCAGAGCATTCCTGAAGCCAGTTTTTGATCGTCGTGATTGTCTCTCTGGACGATGGAAATAAGCTGGGCGGCCTGCAAGCAATCTCTTTCGCAGCCAATTCACTATTACCCATCATCAGTTTCCAGAAAATGTGTATATACCAAAAAAAGTTACACTcagaattataaaagctgAAAATCTCACCTCTTTTCTGCACAAACCATTAATTTCCGCTCCAATGTCCCGCCGTCGATGTGATCGTCCAGCTCATCTACCCAGTCGAGCACCATCTGCTCTCTGGAGTTGTGCGCAAAGTAGGCACGCAGGTAACTCTCAGAGTGAGTATCATCTCGACTCAGAGTCACAAACCATTTTAATAGTTCGCAGCCTTGATTGGCCAATGACAGCGCCTCGTCATATGCGATATTAAAGACGTAAGCTTCTCCCGTGGCGTGGTAGTTTTCTTCAATGAGCTCAAACCAGCCCTGGTCCGAGTAATAGTTGCCGAACGTGAGAGTTAGTCGTGATTGGCAGAGGTCGCATGAATGAGGCTCTGTAGGAATGCTCATGATGGCCGCGGCCTTGTGGAAATGCTTTTCGAATTGAGAGCTTATATCTGCATAAATAACAAAGCATTGAAGAAAAGCCCCGCTCAGGAAGTAATTAGGTGGTGAGATCTGAGGCTCAATGCTTCGCGTGGTGTAGCGCTCTTTGCTGCTAGCCACAGCTGACCATCGATGTACCACTGTCTAATCCTTGCTTCTCCACTGAGCTTCTTCAAAATTTACAGGTAAGCAAGCATATTCTCTATGTTTCTATGTCTAATGTATGGCTAAATCCTGTTTTGCAACAAACCCACAGAGTAAGAGACGTGTCAGCCCACTTGTTGTTTGTGTTCCCAGTTTGTTACGACTACGGCCTCATGGTGTATATAGTAATCATGCGCCGTTTTGGCATTACGTCTGGTCCGGGTGAGATCCTTTCGAACTCTCCCCATACCTCTCCATCTCAATATCACCGTGTACGCTACCGATTTCGACTTCGGAAAGCTGCTCAAACGGATGTGGATCCATGGCGCTTCTCATTGAATCAAATAAATATGCGCTTGGGATGCTTGCGTCGCGACGTTCCTGTTGACGCCGCCGCTTGGCCGCTTCAGCTATCTCATGAATTGTTTGTGCATCAGATTCAGCGGATCCATAATACGACTTCGGATAAACGCTGCGGTAGAGGATGAGATTTAATAGCGGCTTAAGAGATGGTAGGCAAGCTGGTTGGCTTCTATTAGCAGCATATTcatagagagagacaagaagaaataCGAGAGAGGCGAAACATACCACAGACAGTGCCAACATACACTTCAACTCCAGTCCATATCATTTCTCTGCACTCTTCCCATGTAACATCAGCGGAATTAAGGTCTAGCTcaaggacgaagacgagtctAACAACTGAAACTGCCGTGACACTAGGGCATTATTAGAATTGGCTTAGTACGTTTGCTGGAGGTAAAAAGCCTTACAAAGTTCCCAAGCCGAATATGACAGACATTGCAATCTTTTGTGACAATCTTAATTGAAGATTCCAAATGTAAGGTATTGGGAAGATCAAAATAAGTATATCTGTCGCGATATGTGGAACAGACTTTCCAATAAAAAGGGGGTGGATCTTGACACTGCATTCGAATGTAGATGGATCCGGCGGGTTTACCGGGTCGTATTGGTTCCAGAGAGCAGATATGGGAATGCATTGAAATACCGTTGTTAACATCTGCCCATATGTTAGCTTTTTAATCGTAAAAGGCCAAGAACAACCATCATAATGATCGGGAGCAAAGGGGGAGCAAAGGGCTTGAGCATACAGAACCAACTCCCCAGCAGATAACCATGCCGGCTAAAATTCCAAGGAGTACTTTATCAAGAAGCCGAGTGGTGAATATTCGCCagtaaaaagcaataattgACAACTTGATCAAGCAGAGTCCGATTGTATAAGTGAATTCGGTGGTGAACAACCCCAACGCCCAGTCTCTACCAGCTTCTGGAGGGCCAGCCCATACATGCCTGCAGAAGCCATTGCCCACCACTAAGAGATTGTTAGCCATGAGACACACAAATATGTGCgattaacttactatatatgCTAACTGTAAACATGAATCCGCCGGAAAATAGCTATAGCAATCCTGTTAGTACAGCTGTCTTTGGCAAAACATGGGAGATTTTAGCAAGTCTAGGAGAGGGGGACAGTTCATACCAAAGAGATGATAATAAGCCAATCATCCAACCATAATCGGACTTTTACCAATTTTCGACAAACGATACGTAGGATTACCATAATTACAGCCATACTCCAAGTCGAGGTCCATGCTCCAATAAGATCGGCCGACCTGTCCTGATTGAGATCAATTCCAGGTGGCGGAGGTCCCGGAAAGGCCATGGTGCGTTCAAAAGAGTCAATCAATCATCTCCAATCATTTGAAAGTGAACGGCTATTATTTTGAAGCTCATGGTCGCTATTGCATAGACAATTGCCGGGACTAGGACGAAGCCCCCTATCGCTAGTCTCGTTGGTTTCGCTGATGATTGGAATTAGATATTGCGCGGCTTTCCGCAGGTACTTTGTGTCAATCGAGCgaagaaatattttttatgaatgaaagacaaaagagacgCAGAAAAGAGCTGCGCAACGACCTGgaactttctttttcttctattgcATATTCGGCCCGTGCGGCTATTACGGGCAGAGGACTTTGCTGCTCAATATCGGCGAATGCGATAAACTTTGCGCCATCAACACATCTGATGCCTCAGCTCTCGACCTCTAAACATTGTTCTTGACGGCCATGACTGTTCTGGACTTGTCTAACATTTTGGCCTGGTTAGCTCGGTCACTAGCATCGGAATACTGAGGCCACTTTCCAGACCGATGGTGCTTCGTGGAGCTCGCCATTGGCTGAGTCGTCAGCCACCGCAGCCTCGTTTGGAATCCAGCTGCCGTTGGGCGAAGGACGACAAAATCCGATGCCGGTTAACCGCTGTCAAACTATAGCTAGAGGGATCGATCTGCCCCagctttctgctgcttccaaTGCCTTGGTACACTAAAATGGGCGCCACATCTAAGGTTGCGTGACGTttatgtatacatgtattcaggCGGCTTACACAGCCCATCTCTCCTTGATAGCCAAGAAGCTTAAACTGATCGGCTGCTGCACAGCCATTGAAATCTCCAATAATGCTGTCAGACTGAAACTAAAGATCTCATTCCCCTTTCGCATAAAGATGTGCTATAGTAATAGTTTAGTGGCTCTCTGACATGCTTTTCCTGGAGCAAGCTATCCCACCGGCCCGCGTACCCACAAATGACCAACGGCAAGCATCCTAATGGAGGCTTTCATCGTCCAACTGAAGATCTTATTACTGCTATTCGAGTCATCTCGGTAAGGCCGACCGCTATTTTCGAGTAATAAAAGTTAGATGAGATTAGTTCCTGTCATTTCGGGAAAGCACAATGTATATCTATTCATATTATGGACGACCTTCGCCTTGGCATCATCGTGATGGTCGCTGCTGCCGTCATCAGCGGACTATATTCTCGTTCGGTTATAGCGTCTCTTCAAAAAATCATACTGAGTAGGTTTATGACGATATAAATAGATGTCACTGATTCACTCccacaaaaaagaaattgatAAAAAGCGAATGTAAGTGTGGAAGAGTGGTTGTTAAAGTTGATTTGTTTGGTTGTCAAAATTATTTGAAACGACTCTGACATATTTAAGGGAATATTTCGTCATTATTCAGCTCTTCGTATGTATAACTGAACAATATTTTGTACCCTTGTTGTAAAAGTATAGGAACAAATATATGAAACTTCAGCATTAAATTATCCGTTTAGCGGAATCTGTCTATTCGACGGGGTTATGGTTTATCCGGCTTGCTGCATCTTCTAATGAACAGTCCTTTGTTGACAAAAGTAACGCACCTCTGGACTAGCATGCACAAATACAAAAGCATCCACTGAAACCAAGCCTCATCAAAGTCGACTTGAATATTATCTACAGTTGCTACTCTGAGTGTAGTATTGTAGTGTTATTACGGAGCAGccatttaaattaatactgAGCATAGACTATCAATTTACTACAGCTGATTCAATGCGCTGTGTAAAGGGTAACAAGGGGAAGCTCTTGGTTGGCTTTGGCGTAAAAGCCCGGGGATCTGGAGTATAGGCCTGAAGGTGTTTATGCAAATCACTGCTACCacaactattatttatatgtACTACAAATCCAATTCAAACTGGCCCTTGTATTTATACCTTATGTAGTGCTTAAGTTGAAATTTCcttctattttattatactggaatatataagaattta contains the following coding sequences:
- a CDS encoding uncharacterized protein (EggNog:ENOG41); translation: MSIPTEPHSCDLCQSRLTLTFGNYYSDQGWFELIEENYHATGEAYVFNIAYDEALSLANQGCELLKWFVTLSRDDTHSESYLRAYFAHNSREQMVLDWVDELDDHIDGGTLERKLMVCAEKSELAAKEIACRPPSLFPSSRETITTIKNWLQECSETHSECQQLHQKTKSPGKLASGPRRLLCLSGSTSHPQLRLQENDPGSEVPQYIALSYCWGGDQAFKLLNHLVQVWVKDMPYTQLPQTIKDAIQVTMDLGLRYLWIDALCIIQDSDQDKAEQISRMADIYEQAYVTISAARATAVPEGFLHSRYIAGEQGFRMPFTCEDGQPSAVILWQGREPDAWEPIDKRSWCLQESILSPRVLEYGTHNIRFHCARSRADESHLQSDGWIGHSKTFAQLNMSHPLTSSVDWTSLGDPYKFIQVWQTLVSHYTRRGLGWYQDKLLAISAIARKMSRSASKTYIAGLWAEYLGELLLWHPNHGPDAKETPRRHATYVAPSWSWGSFSGEIDFTFGSTMHLLELVSYEVVTTMANDEFSAVTDARLEIKTLLFRARIRKGLYGWSLWDEQTKDEVDGAIKFDVVEGEVDGEIAENEEILLALVMTQDALLLKKRMQNPGVDLYTRIGVYTEGQRMTNRPQWEMGQVVII
- a CDS encoding uncharacterized protein (EggNog:ENOG41~TransMembrane:7 (o22-42i54-75o95-122i134-164o184-209i221-243o263-281i)) is translated as MAFPGPPPPGIDLNQDRSADLIGAWTSTWSMAVIMVILRIVCRKLVKVRLWLDDWLIIISLLFSGGFMFTVSIYMVGNGFCRHVWAGPPEAGRDWALGLFTTEFTYTIGLCLIKLSIIAFYWRIFTTRLLDKVLLGILAGMVICWGVGSMLTTVFQCIPISALWNQYDPVNPPDPSTFECSVKIHPLFIGKSVPHIATDILILIFPIPYIWNLQLRLSQKIAMSVIFGLGTFVTAVSVVRLVFVLELDLNSADVTWEECREMIWTGVEVYVGTVCACLPSLKPLLNLILYRSVYPKSYYGSAESDAQTIHEIAEAAKRRRQQERRDASIPSAYLFDSMRSAMDPHPFEQLSEVEIGSVHGDIEMERYGESSKGSHPDQT